The genomic DNA CATCTGATTAGACTGGATTGAGACATGATCCCacattatttcattaatttcacTGAACAAAGGAGGCTTTTTATTAAATGTGAAGATAAGATATAGCCATTTCCAAGGTTCTCTTATTTCAACAAACTTTTAtcattgtatataaaaatattctagtCATTCCAGGGTtctgtttcaatttttatacaGGAAGTATCATGAACATGGGATTCGCCAAATACTCTAGATTTCTTTACCTTAAGGTATAGATCAATTGCATGGTAAATGCTGTCATTAACTGGTCTAGCATAATCAGGTACTGCAGCAGCAAGTGACTGAAATTTTGGCAACTTCAAATTAACATCTGGCGCCACCTCAGCAAGATATCCATCCACCAGATTGGCCACCAACATCACTGGTGTCAGGCAATCAGGCCCATCCATCAACTTTCCCTCCTCAACTATACATGGAGAAGCTGTTGCAACTGCAGTATTCTCCACTGACATGAAATGATCAAGAATCCTCTGAACACAGTCTATATCATAGAGGGTTTCCACTGAATAACCCATATTTGGTATAAGAAGATCCTCAAGTACAGCTTGGTCCAATTGGGTTCCTACCCTCCTCTCCAAATTTTCTCTACATAATGAACTTGTATGCAAGATCATAGCTGTTCGGAGCAGCCTAAGAAGAAACTTAGTCGATGTGACCCCCTTCCGATTAGGAAGTAAATCCACAATATCTTCTAGGAGAGCCCTTTGATCTGCCTCAGAAGGAGTGGGAATGGTTGTCCCTGGGTTGACATGATTTGTATCCTTGAAGCTAGATTGTCTATTCATCAAGGGGAGATACCTCTTAGCATAGAAAATGAGGGACCCAGCAACTCTCTCAGGCTTCATCCCTCTCAATTCAACAGCTTGCATCATTCGTTTATAGAAAGGTAAACTAAGGAAGGACACATCTCCATACCACCAATCTTCACGCACTGATTGTGGCTTATTCACAGTAGATATTCCATTCCATAAGACGACACCTGCTGGACTCTGCACATTGGTACAACCTGACACAGGCCAACCAAATAAGGTTGGGTCTGCACAAGCTTTCATTGCCAATGAATCGATGCATCTTGAAACAATATGAAGATCCTCAGCATATGGTAGAACTTCACATGTTCCAAGAGCTTTTATTGAGTCCACCCAATTGCTGAAAACTTCATTGAGGAAACCCTCTGTTTGTGCAATAAGATTTCCCTCGCcgtaattttcattcatttgaagGTACTCTGCCGCACACCTAAGGCTGACTATGTTCAAAGAAGTGAGCTCTATTTTAACACCATAGCAAAATTTTGTTACAAGTTCAAATGCCTTAGCCCCACCAGGTAATTCATGAAGTTGTAAAACACAATGGGATCCATCCTCATTGGAGCAATTTTCTATAAGCTTTTCCAGTAAACCACTTCTTGAAAGCAATGGAAACTGAAAGAAATGCCAAAACAGGGGCGAACAAAATTCAggtgaaaaggaaaaattgcATGCTAGTCATAGAAAGCACATGCATTAATAAAGTCCACATAGAAACCAAAACACAGCAACAATGTTAATGGTTAATGAAAGCCAGGTAGAAAAAGATTGCACCTTGTGGAGATTAAAGGACATTTCACCAATTTCAACAGCAACATCGCTTGGAAGTCCAGTTGTACAAAACCTGAGATCATGATGAAGCTTCGTTAAAATACAGAAAAATCCTACTGGAACAGCATTGTTcatggtaacaaaataaattattcaatcaaACCACATAGATGCTAAGGGAAAAAGTTATATAGTTCATGAACCCCATAATCCCATTGAGCAAGGGCTGTGATCCCTTTTATTATCACAACAATCCAGTCTTCTATTCTTGCAGATGGTGATGATCAAATGCACCCCTCAAAATAATCTCAGACAGATTATCACAAGCAGCTAATGTGGTAATCTTCTGAACCTCATTGTCTGATGTGCAACCGTTAAATGGTGGTTGAACCATCCTGATTATCGATTGTACAACCTCAAGAGTCAACCATTAGCAGTACAAAGTTGTGGCTTTAGCAAGTGATAAACCAGTGGATGATATGGAATCAAAATGCCACACAAGATACTTTGCAAATATATATGCCAATCAAATTCATATCTGCCAGGCAGCTATAATGGTAATGTCCAATTGcagttttgaaatattaataaagTCATTATACCAAATctgaaatttacaaaatcacCGGATAGCAGTATGATATCAGTACATCAAACCCAGTCCTCTGGCCTGGATGCTTCTATCAACTTTCGACTATTTCAAACAATCACACTGTTATCTAGGGTCCAACAAAATTTTCTCCCTCTTCCTCTCTCCCTTCACCCAAACAGGAACCATAGTTTGCTACACCCCATTGATGTCCATATGATTGTGGATTCATTTTTGTAGCATGCCTACTCAATTCTTCACTTCTGTTTCAATGTGCTTACGCTTGAAATAGTACGtaccattaaataaataaataaaaaagcataGAAAACCCTctgaaataaagaaagaaggaTTATGATCAACTTTTTATTCAATGATTTAGATCCCATAAATCATACAGCTCAACTTCAATCTTAGAAACTCTGTAAGTGACAACTGTGTTTTAACttcaaaatcaactttttaTTCAATGATTTAGATCCCATAAATCATACAGCTCAACTTCAATCTTAGAAACTCTGTAAGTGACAACTGTGTTTTAACTTCAAAATCAGACCATTTAGGCTTAGTTCAAATGCCCAGAACAAACAAGACAATGTTTAAGTAAACTTCTTGCCTTTTTCGTGGTGCGGTGGCAAGAAACTTCATATGATACCTATTCTAAATATTCATATTCAAATTCAAGTAACAAATTCCCAAATGTcgtatttcaaaaaaaaaaaaggaaaattgaagcACACCCACATCAGATTTCTTGATTTAGCATTTGGATTAAATAccgaaaaaaccaaataaaaaggaaagaaagaaatggaggTTGATGAAGCTTACCAGGTATGGCCTTCACGGTGAAAGGCTTCAGGTTTAGAGCCCAGCTTCATGCATGCCATGTGTTGTTGTCGTTCTGAAATGGGCATAGCTTAGAACATTGAATGAGATCATGAACACGGCGAAAGcggagaaaaagaatgagaaagagaAAGCGAAAGAGAAAGAGGAGTTCCGAGTCTACAGGAATAGGTAAAGGAGAGAACGAAACATTCTGTTTCAAATCTCCTTGGATTTCTCCGCCCTCTCCACCTTCGATTTTCACTCACTTTTACTCTAGTTTTTGCCATCTCGCCATTTACATGTTGGTCCTGTTACCCCGACTCCCACTGTTGCATCACGCTATCTTCCATGGGATTTACGTGAATAATTAGAATTaagccaataaaaaaaaaatttaaattgtttcttCTACTTTTAAAATCAGGAAATAcagaaaaaagattttattggaCCGGCAGTATTGTGGTATGAGAAGGAACATAGTCATCATATTCGAAAGGTAGCTTGAATAATCAAATTCCTGAAGGAATTTGGGTCAATTATAGAACTTGACTATATTAAGATAACTCTCCTATTTCTTCACACAACATATTATCGTATGAGTTTGTTTTGGGTGAATGGATGGAGGCAAGTTTATGATCAGTCACCAcagtatgggccaccttatATTTGGGTCACCCTTGTCAGGCCCGTTTCCAATTCGGTCCAGATCAAACCACCTTCTTAAACCGTTTCAACGACGTCTCCGAGTACTGTCCTGTACTCTCAAAAAGCATACACAGACAGctgaaattaatcaattataaaacattGAAAAAGGGGAACAGGTGTTGTGCACCAACGGGATGGGCCCTCAATCTGAATGAATATAATGCGCCCACAACACCACGGATCCAGTGTTCCAAGCCCATGGGTTTGGGCATAGAGCGCGGTGGCCTTTGTGCGTAGTAATGTGTGATGTGAAGTTGTGATTCTTGTGAACAGCCAATGGGATGACGGCGCCAGCATCGGCAGCCGAAGCGGCAGCGCAGCCGCCTCGGCCACTGTGTCAACACGTGTATGATTTAATGTGGCTACCACCGTGGCACCCGCCACCCATCTCATCAAAGGAGCCGACGCACCCGATTGCCTGCAAGTACAACTGCCACATGCCCTCGCTTTTAATTTCCTTTCTGTTTCGGGCTCACCCGTGAGTCCGTGACTCAATACCTTTCTCCTTgtgtttatttatataataatatttaattcgCATGGAAATTATCATAGGATgggtttatttttatatttatatttaaatttccttattttattgtATGCTATAAATTTAACTATAGGAATTATGTAGTAGCTATAATGTTGTTTGGGACTACAAGCTTTTGATCCTATTAAAAAAGAGAACAGTACCAGAAGAGAATACTACTGTTTGGATGAATAGAAATTATTCACAACCCATCCCTTTTTTGGAAGCCAAAATTAGAGGAGAAAATAAGTCTAATTAAGATTCAGTCCAAATACGACAACACAGGTTAGAGATGCTCTAAAAACAGGAAAATAATGTAAAGCTAAACGAGATAGGCCTGGAGGTGGAATCACGGACAGGgcaaaaatgaaaggaaatgaaatggGTAGGGGAGAGGAGAAAATGGCAAATACTGATTCATTTAATGGAGTGACTGACTGACTGGGGAATCCCAAATGGCAGTAGAAGAGGAAGGTATTGAGGGCAAAGGCCAAAGGGGCAGCGTCGAGACAGAGATTCGGGAAGTAAGCGAGGGGGTTGGAGGAGGGGGGCCGTCACAGTCTTCACGTGGGGGCAGATATCCCTTGACAAGGGGACATCAAACCCCACGTCATCTTTCATCATCCTCTGACACGTGGAAGATTCCCCCAGCTAGTCAACTTCCACCCATTCCCACACCAACTGCCTACTTTTTGTTGTCTTGTAGCTGTCACCATAGCCCGCtcctttgtcttttttttttttttcttttttttttctttcctctcacATCAGACATCAACCCCCTCCCCACCAAATTATTAATCAGgtatatttatatacaattaTTATCCGCTTCAGTCTACAAAGTACAAACTAATCGTATACAtccaatttcctttttctttttactttcaaaaaacaaataatatttccAAAAACAATAATTTGTGGTAGCCTGGCCCTGATGTGGGTGGGTTAGGTGGCCTTAAGGGAGTGAAGAGCGTGTGCATAGTAATGGATGGCTTGAAAGGAATATGGATAGGGGGTCCACCCTAATGCCCAGGGAGTGGGGCAGGCGTTTGAAGCGAGTTTTAAAGATGGAAGAGAAGAGATGTCCGGAGTGGTGGGCTCAATTTGGTTCGCTTTGTTGTTTCTTCTCCAACCATTCTCATCTCATCTCATTCCTTTGTAGGCCCCCTTGCAGCTATTGTTTTTGTTCATCCGTCTCCATCTCTCTGCCCCACAACAATCCTCACGGTTATTAAATATTTACCCCATTATATGAGATCATAGCACCCCCTTCATTTATTTCTGATTAGTTACAGACgtcttagttttagttttagcATTCTACAATGATAATAGATTGAAAAACTTAACTAAGATCTTTTTTTGTATCCAAGGTCTAAATTAATTAGACAGATGTATGAGCTACGCGATCTTCGAGCTCGAAATTAATAACCTTACCTAATATGATAATTTATTGAACCCCAATTGGTTGGAGACCTTAAAGTACGAACCCAATCTCAGCTTCGAGCAAACCTTTCAAAAAAGGAAGGGCAAAAGAGGGGAGATTTTAAGGAACAACGTGAAGAAATTATGATAGGTTGAGCAACCTTAATCATTGTGGCCAAAGCTCCTACCTGCTCTTTTTGTTACTCTTAATTTTGAAATGACAgactttttatttgaaagaaaatatgaatagatttttttcttatttattcaattttattttttttaagaaaatatgaataagcttagcttctttttttttttttttttttgttacggtttaaaaattattttagtaaaatctTTATTGGatgtattttttcaaatatattatttttgctCAAAAATCCATTTACCCGACAAAGGTGAAACAGCCAATCAAGTTTCCGGAGTAGATTCAGTGAGTAGCGTGCAAGCACGCGCTTCATGAAAGCGTGAGTGGGAAGCAATGTCTACTCTTCCCTGCAAATAGAATGGACTGACAGAGAGTTCCAGTTAACCTCTACCTTCTCGAAGGTTAAAAAACTAACCCAGGTCCCAGGCTAAACAGTCAACCGTAGTTAAATAAGCCTGGAAACACGTAACTAGGGTTAACATCTCCAGTTAAGGACTGCTTTGCTTTGAGAGAAGTAAGACCAAAAGCTGCCACTCCCCAAAAAATCCCGATAAGTGGTCAAAATACCACGATACGATCAACCTCAAGCGATAAAAGTGGGAAAACAAAACAGCCCAAtccaatccaatttttttatgagtAACAGAATTgagaaacaaatattttatgaagTAAAAAGAACAAGGAAAGCAAAAACAAATGGGAAAAAGGTGAAAATGGTTTTGCTTTCTTTAAGATCTTTGTTGGTTTGCTGGCTTAGCAAGATACACAGTTTCTCCAGATCCGAAGAAAAAGGTAGGAAATAGAAAAtcaggttaaaaaaaaattattattattagtaattataaaaaaaaatgaaggtacTACTTCTTGCTCTGAGTTCtgatatttttaaccttttctGTGCTGTGGCTTTGGACTTTTGTATGATCCAAAAGGCATTGAATGAATCTTTGAAAACTTTtactctctcttctctctcttctcttctcttctatATTGCTTTAGCTGAGTGGATTTTCCTATGCTTTATCTGCCTTGTCGGTGATTGTTATCAAAGCCtcataaaacaataaatcaggattttggaattgttttgttgtttttgtttttttgtttttgtttttaagcaGAGGTTTGTGTGTAGTTAGTGGTAGTTGAAGGACACCGATTATCTTTGTGTTCTCCTCTGGAGTGTGTTTCGTGCGTGTGTGTGCCGACTCTGGATCTTGATGAGTCATTTTTCCCGACTCGGCTCGGGAATAGCTGAGTCGGAAACGATTTGAGGATCGGCTGGGCTGAGTTGTGGGAGCTTGGGTTGATGAGCCGAGGGAGGAAGGAGCTAGGGTTTGGACTCTGTAACTGTGTGATTTGTGGAGTTGAAGCGATGAGCGGAAGGAATGCTTTTTTATTTCGAGAGTTGTAGGGTTTTTCTGCTgagtttctttctttcttttgtttgttgtgTTTGTTGATGATGATTGAAATTGTTGAAGTGGGGAATTGAAGTGAATGAAGGTTTATGATTTTGTGGTTTGGTTaagattttgtggaattgtacgtgttttagggttttcttgAAAGAGATCGAGAGGAAAGTTCttgttaaaatataattcttgtTGTGGTTTGGAATAGAGTGCCCGAGTCTATCTTAGTTTGGCGGGGAAGGTCCTATTTTTGGCTCTGCTTTGATCGGATGCTTCATaaggtaaagaaaaattttcagatgaaaatttattatgttgtgtacgatttgttttcttcttccttactGTTGATTAAATCATAAGAAGCCTAAATCTTGTGACGTCTGTGGCAGGAAGGAGCTTTTATGCATTGAAGACTGTTGATTACTATCACAACATTGATTGAAATGATTCCATTTTTGGGTTCAAAAGAGAAATCAAAGGAGGCGGGGAAGTGTTTAAATCCTCAACTCTGGCATGCTTGTGCCGGAGGAATGGTACAAATGCCTCCTGTGAATAGCAAGGTCTTTTACTTTCCCCAAGGCCATGCTGAGCACGCATGTGCTAGTGTGGATTTCAGGAATTACCCAAGGATTCCGGCATACATACCCTGCAGAGTTTCTGCAATGAAATTCATGGCAGATCCTGAGAGTGATGAGGTTTATGCGAAGATTACTCTGGTTCCGTTGAATGGTAGTGAGAGTGATTATGACGATGATGGATATGGAAATGGAACAGAGTCCCAAGAGAAACCTGCCTCTTTTGCAAAGACATTGACACAATCCGATGCCAATAATGGTGGGGGCTTCTCAGTTCCACGATATTGTGCGGAGACTATATTTCCCCGCTTGGATTACACTGCTGATCCTCCCGTACAAAACATCCTTGCAAAGGATGTGCATGGAGAAACGTGGAAATTTAGGCATATTTACAGAGGGACTCCACGGCGTCATCTATTGACAACGGGATGGAGCACTTTTGTTAACCACAAGAAGCTTATAGCTGGGGATTCAATTGTATTT from Vitis riparia cultivar Riparia Gloire de Montpellier isolate 1030 chromosome 8, EGFV_Vit.rip_1.0, whole genome shotgun sequence includes the following:
- the LOC117919789 gene encoding BTB/POZ domain-containing protein At5g03250 isoform X1 encodes the protein MPISERQQHMACMKLGSKPEAFHREGHTWFCTTGLPSDVAVEIGEMSFNLHKFPLLSRSGLLEKLIENCSNEDGSHCVLQLHELPGGAKAFELVTKFCYGVKIELTSLNIVSLRCAAEYLQMNENYGEGNLIAQTEGFLNEVFSNWVDSIKALGTCEVLPYAEDLHIVSRCIDSLAMKACADPTLFGWPVSGCTNVQSPAGVVLWNGISTVNKPQSVREDWWYGDVSFLSLPFYKRMMQAVELRGMKPERVAGSLIFYAKRYLPLMNRQSSFKDTNHVNPGTTIPTPSEADQRALLEDIVDLLPNRKGVTSTKFLLRLLRTAMILHTSSLCRENLERRVGTQLDQAVLEDLLIPNMGYSVETLYDIDCVQRILDHFMSVENTAVATASPCIVEEGKLMDGPDCLTPVMLVANLVDGYLAEVAPDVNLKLPKFQSLAAAVPDYARPVNDSIYHAIDLYLKAHPWLIDSEREQICRLMNCQKLSLEASTHAAQNERLPLRVIVQVLFFEQLRLRTTVSGWFFVSDNLANSQDPNDNLGIPKTDGSHQVDPEQDHGAGVDDMRERVLELEKECLSMKQEIQKLVKMKRSWNIIPKMLVFRQKSQRCNSKKSRPGDVKTPLSSSNGHQNHEHAFAGE
- the LOC117919789 gene encoding BTB/POZ domain-containing protein At5g03250 isoform X2, encoding MACMKLGSKPEAFHREGHTWFCTTGLPSDVAVEIGEMSFNLHKFPLLSRSGLLEKLIENCSNEDGSHCVLQLHELPGGAKAFELVTKFCYGVKIELTSLNIVSLRCAAEYLQMNENYGEGNLIAQTEGFLNEVFSNWVDSIKALGTCEVLPYAEDLHIVSRCIDSLAMKACADPTLFGWPVSGCTNVQSPAGVVLWNGISTVNKPQSVREDWWYGDVSFLSLPFYKRMMQAVELRGMKPERVAGSLIFYAKRYLPLMNRQSSFKDTNHVNPGTTIPTPSEADQRALLEDIVDLLPNRKGVTSTKFLLRLLRTAMILHTSSLCRENLERRVGTQLDQAVLEDLLIPNMGYSVETLYDIDCVQRILDHFMSVENTAVATASPCIVEEGKLMDGPDCLTPVMLVANLVDGYLAEVAPDVNLKLPKFQSLAAAVPDYARPVNDSIYHAIDLYLKAHPWLIDSEREQICRLMNCQKLSLEASTHAAQNERLPLRVIVQVLFFEQLRLRTTVSGWFFVSDNLANSQDPNDNLGIPKTDGSHQVDPEQDHGAGVDDMRERVLELEKECLSMKQEIQKLVKMKRSWNIIPKMLVFRQKSQRCNSKKSRPGDVKTPLSSSNGHQNHEHAFAGE